A single genomic interval of Aureliella helgolandensis harbors:
- a CDS encoding beta-ketoacyl-[acyl-carrier-protein] synthase family protein, producing MPAIDQTAQLPDEQRIVMTAVGLTSPNGNDLETYRQNLLEGRSGVQPYEIRYVGKTLAGICDFPATQYQSKKDARRGTRAGSVGIWAANEAVGRSGLDWENVDKSRVGIYIGVTEHGNVETENEIFQIKGFDYDTQFWSHHHNPRTVANNPAGEVALNLGVTGPHYTIGAACAAGNAGIIQGAQMLRLNECDVAIAGGVSESIHTFGIFASFKSQGALAENEDPTKASRPFDLDRNGIVVSEGACLYVLERLSDAKRRGAQVIAEIVSYAINTDATDFVLPNPERQAECIELALKRAGLSAGDMDIVSTHATGTSSGDAQECTGLRKVFANCEQTFFNNTKSFIGHTMGAAGALELAGNLPSFQDGVCHATINLDNLDPACALDGLVANEPRQLKRHRYILNNSFGMLGINSVLIVRPV from the coding sequence ATGCCCGCCATCGATCAGACAGCCCAATTACCAGATGAACAACGCATCGTGATGACAGCGGTGGGGCTCACGAGCCCCAATGGCAATGATCTGGAGACCTACCGGCAAAATTTGCTGGAAGGCCGCAGTGGCGTGCAACCGTACGAAATTCGGTACGTTGGCAAGACGTTGGCAGGGATCTGCGACTTTCCGGCGACGCAGTACCAATCCAAAAAGGATGCCCGCCGCGGTACGCGGGCCGGATCCGTGGGCATTTGGGCCGCCAATGAAGCCGTTGGCCGCAGCGGGCTGGATTGGGAGAACGTCGATAAGTCTCGTGTCGGGATCTATATTGGTGTTACCGAGCACGGCAATGTCGAAACGGAAAACGAGATTTTCCAGATCAAAGGTTTTGACTACGACACGCAATTTTGGTCGCACCACCACAACCCTCGAACCGTGGCCAACAATCCGGCTGGCGAAGTCGCGTTGAATCTCGGGGTTACCGGTCCGCACTACACCATCGGTGCCGCCTGTGCCGCTGGCAACGCGGGGATCATCCAGGGGGCGCAAATGCTGCGTCTCAATGAATGCGACGTCGCCATTGCAGGTGGGGTCTCCGAAAGCATTCATACGTTCGGAATTTTCGCCAGTTTCAAAAGCCAAGGAGCCTTGGCCGAGAACGAAGACCCCACCAAGGCTAGCCGTCCCTTTGATCTCGATCGCAATGGAATTGTTGTTTCTGAAGGGGCCTGCTTGTACGTCTTGGAGCGGCTCAGCGACGCCAAGCGGCGCGGTGCCCAGGTGATCGCCGAAATCGTCTCTTACGCGATTAATACCGACGCTACCGACTTTGTCTTGCCGAACCCTGAACGGCAGGCGGAGTGTATCGAGTTGGCATTGAAACGCGCCGGATTGTCTGCTGGCGACATGGATATCGTAAGCACCCATGCGACCGGGACGAGCAGTGGCGATGCACAAGAGTGTACTGGTTTACGCAAAGTCTTTGCGAACTGCGAGCAGACGTTCTTCAACAACACGAAGAGCTTTATCGGTCACACGATGGGAGCCGCCGGGGCATTGGAGCTAGCGGGGAATCTCCCCTCGTTCCAAGATGGAGTGTGCCATGCGACGATCAATTTGGACAATCTTGATCCCGCTTGCGCCTTGGATGGCTTGGTGGCCAACGAGCCACGTCAACTGAAACGGCATCGCTACATTCTCAACAATTCCTTTGGTATGTTGGGAATCAATTCCGTGCTCATTGTGCGGCCTGTCTAA
- a CDS encoding protein-disulfide reductase DsbD family protein, with protein sequence MLKIPSPVRSLGVLALLLWVAAAQTAVAQKGKGSPFGGLGLPSVGSAAQAGPKVSYRAEYSLNRNGQEGRLSVFAEVADGFHTYSTTQAEGGPLPTAIEVEGEQIKLSGPFVADHEPTLALDDVWPGLEIQEYHGQVVWTAPFAVLQEFAPEKTTFKVQVDALVCGEGSCVPAGDTVEAAFKEHYAAEAVVTEFRPEKTHAIWSAELSHQAAAPGSEVTLTLTANTDAGYHVYRYVPGDTAASFRTLIVAKRKAGLKFGTPVTDTKLVEIDAGLDAPEYYYDGPTTWKIPVRIPESAKPGEYPLELLVGFYTCNDRSCDPSAGVAINGKILVAEQSQASPAPFALTAADFNAVAELPNLASWIDTEGAIPKSALQQGSTATVSLTLMHLLAALAGGFILNFMPCVLPVIGLKVMSFANQAGSSHRRVVELNLAFVAGIVGVMLVLAIATIAAKVISGSAFGWGQQFTSLEFKVALAALVFAMALSFLGVWEIPIPGFAMSSKSGELMEKEGLLGAFLKGILTTVLATPCSGPLLGALFGLSLTLSSASVLLLYLVVGIGMALPYLALCFYPGFIKLLPKPGPWMETLKQVLAFPLLLTVVFFVTAIDSDHRIATLILLIVVWFACWLVGQVPAYSNPGRIWMARGASLITIALGVFVSFTYFGPLDAKLPWVDYNEAHLAQLRREGKTVMVDFTANWCLNCQINMRVAIDKEGVSEIVHENNVVPMVADWTGNSPEIREKLEELQSNSIPLLVIYPPDGEPILLRDLITESQVIDALKEAGPSRSPSRLASLVN encoded by the coding sequence ATGTTAAAAATACCTTCCCCGGTTCGAAGCTTGGGGGTGCTGGCCCTGCTGCTGTGGGTGGCTGCAGCACAAACTGCCGTGGCTCAAAAGGGAAAGGGCTCGCCGTTTGGTGGCTTGGGGCTACCATCGGTAGGTTCCGCAGCGCAAGCTGGCCCGAAGGTCTCGTATCGAGCTGAGTACTCGCTGAACCGCAATGGTCAGGAGGGAAGGCTCAGCGTTTTCGCCGAGGTGGCGGATGGGTTTCACACCTACTCGACGACTCAGGCGGAAGGGGGCCCTCTGCCGACTGCGATTGAGGTTGAGGGAGAGCAGATCAAGCTCTCGGGCCCGTTTGTGGCAGACCACGAACCGACGTTGGCCTTGGATGACGTTTGGCCCGGCCTAGAGATCCAGGAGTATCACGGGCAGGTCGTGTGGACCGCCCCATTTGCTGTACTGCAGGAATTTGCGCCCGAGAAGACGACCTTTAAAGTGCAGGTCGATGCGTTGGTGTGTGGTGAGGGTTCGTGCGTGCCAGCGGGAGACACCGTGGAGGCTGCATTCAAGGAGCACTATGCAGCGGAGGCGGTTGTCACAGAGTTTCGCCCCGAGAAGACGCACGCCATTTGGTCTGCCGAGCTGAGCCATCAGGCGGCGGCACCGGGATCGGAAGTCACGCTGACGCTCACCGCCAATACCGATGCGGGCTACCATGTTTATCGGTATGTTCCCGGAGACACCGCTGCCAGCTTTCGCACGCTCATCGTCGCTAAGCGTAAGGCTGGCTTGAAATTCGGAACTCCGGTTACCGATACGAAGTTGGTGGAGATTGACGCGGGGCTCGACGCTCCAGAATACTATTACGATGGCCCCACGACGTGGAAAATTCCTGTTCGCATCCCGGAGAGTGCCAAGCCTGGGGAGTACCCCCTAGAGCTGTTGGTTGGCTTCTATACCTGCAACGACCGCAGTTGCGATCCGAGCGCTGGAGTGGCCATCAACGGGAAGATTCTCGTCGCTGAGCAGTCACAGGCCTCCCCTGCACCGTTTGCGTTAACCGCAGCCGATTTCAATGCGGTCGCAGAACTTCCCAACCTGGCGAGCTGGATTGATACCGAGGGAGCAATTCCGAAGTCTGCACTGCAGCAAGGGAGCACCGCGACGGTTTCCCTGACCCTGATGCATCTCCTGGCCGCACTGGCGGGAGGATTTATCCTCAACTTTATGCCCTGCGTGTTGCCCGTGATCGGCTTGAAGGTCATGAGTTTTGCGAATCAAGCGGGGAGCAGCCACCGGCGAGTGGTCGAGTTGAATCTGGCTTTCGTGGCAGGCATCGTGGGGGTCATGCTCGTACTGGCCATTGCAACGATTGCGGCCAAAGTGATCAGCGGATCCGCCTTTGGCTGGGGGCAGCAATTCACTTCCCTTGAATTTAAGGTTGCCTTAGCTGCGTTGGTCTTTGCGATGGCACTGAGTTTCTTGGGCGTTTGGGAGATTCCCATTCCCGGCTTTGCCATGTCGAGCAAGTCTGGAGAGTTGATGGAGAAAGAGGGGCTGCTGGGAGCGTTTCTCAAGGGGATTCTGACGACCGTGCTGGCAACTCCTTGCTCGGGGCCTTTGCTGGGTGCCCTATTTGGTCTGAGCTTGACCCTGTCGTCGGCCAGCGTGCTGCTACTCTATTTGGTCGTTGGGATTGGTATGGCGCTCCCCTACCTGGCGCTCTGCTTCTATCCGGGCTTTATCAAATTACTCCCCAAGCCGGGGCCATGGATGGAGACGCTCAAGCAGGTCTTGGCATTTCCGCTGTTGCTGACGGTCGTGTTCTTCGTAACTGCGATCGATAGCGATCATCGCATCGCAACGCTGATTCTGTTGATCGTGGTGTGGTTTGCCTGTTGGTTGGTTGGGCAAGTCCCCGCGTATTCCAATCCTGGCCGGATTTGGATGGCGCGAGGCGCTAGTCTGATAACAATCGCTCTCGGAGTCTTCGTCAGCTTCACCTATTTTGGCCCGCTGGACGCCAAGCTGCCTTGGGTTGATTACAACGAAGCGCACCTCGCGCAGCTGCGTCGCGAAGGCAAGACGGTGATGGTCGACTTCACCGCCAACTGGTGTTTGAACTGTCAGATCAACATGCGAGTTGCCATTGATAAGGAGGGTGTGTCGGAGATTGTGCATGAGAACAACGTGGTTCCCATGGTTGCGGACTGGACAGGCAACTCTCCTGAAATTCGTGAGAAATTGGAGGAGCTTCAGAGCAATTCCATTCCGTTACTGGTTATCTATCCGCCAGACGGCGAGCCGATTTTGTTGCGGGATTTGATAACGGAATCTCAGGTGATCGACGCGCTCAAGGAGGCGGGGCCAAGTCGCAGTCCCTCCCGCTTGGCCAGTCTGGTGAACTAG
- a CDS encoding class I SAM-dependent methyltransferase — MNHDEVNPLALKPLLSEQLLIDALPTILGDIPATRSVVISPGRAQLADRLLESGASTMATAWYLDLYVADKTSRFVSEAVDVVCSSDLPEEEFDFVGMPVLKRSESELTRDLLQQGHQRLREGGVLATSVDNGKDQWLHEQMQGMFDKVSCDRQKNGCVYWGRKTKPLKKVKDFSCQFAFRDEERLIEMYSRPGVFSHRRLDNGARQLTLVAEVGPSDTVLDMGCGAGAVALACAFRTTGTVYAIDSHARAVECTQRGAELNGLTNVRAILNAQGALDLPEPVDLVLANPPYYGDDAISKHFVDTAIEVLRPAGALLVVTKQPRWYLDYFGDLLVDVLAFESSRYHVVCGRKI; from the coding sequence GTGAACCACGACGAAGTCAACCCTCTAGCACTCAAACCACTCCTGAGTGAACAGTTGCTGATCGATGCGCTCCCAACAATCCTCGGCGATATCCCAGCCACTCGCTCGGTGGTGATCTCGCCCGGTCGAGCACAACTGGCCGACCGCTTGCTCGAAAGCGGCGCTTCGACCATGGCGACCGCTTGGTATCTCGACCTCTATGTGGCCGACAAGACCAGCCGATTTGTTAGCGAAGCCGTCGACGTCGTCTGCAGCAGCGATCTGCCAGAAGAGGAATTCGACTTTGTCGGCATGCCGGTGCTCAAGCGAAGCGAGTCGGAACTAACGCGAGACCTGCTCCAGCAGGGGCACCAGCGACTCCGTGAGGGAGGCGTATTGGCCACCAGCGTCGACAACGGCAAAGACCAGTGGCTGCACGAACAGATGCAAGGCATGTTTGACAAGGTTTCTTGCGACCGACAGAAAAACGGATGCGTCTACTGGGGACGAAAAACCAAACCACTTAAGAAGGTCAAAGACTTCTCGTGCCAGTTCGCATTCCGTGATGAAGAGCGATTGATTGAAATGTACAGCCGTCCCGGCGTCTTCTCCCACCGCCGACTCGACAACGGTGCTCGTCAATTGACACTCGTTGCAGAAGTGGGCCCCAGCGACACGGTACTCGACATGGGATGCGGAGCCGGCGCGGTGGCGCTCGCCTGCGCCTTCCGAACCACCGGTACGGTGTATGCCATCGATTCGCACGCTCGCGCCGTGGAATGCACTCAGCGTGGAGCAGAGCTCAACGGGCTGACCAACGTCCGTGCAATATTGAACGCCCAGGGCGCGCTCGATCTGCCGGAACCGGTCGATTTGGTCCTGGCCAATCCACCCTACTATGGAGACGATGCGATCTCCAAGCACTTTGTCGACACAGCCATCGAGGTACTTCGACCAGCAGGCGCACTGCTCGTGGTCACCAAGCAACCTCGGTGGTACCTCGACTACTTCGGCGACTTACTGGTCGACGTACTCGCCTTCGAATCCTCGAGATACCACGTTGTCTGCGGCCGTAAGATCTAG
- the sthA gene encoding Si-specific NAD(P)(+) transhydrogenase yields the protein MSLNKFDMIVIGTGPGGEGAAMQAAKEGRRVAVFERYNHIGGGCTHWGTIPSKALRFSIYTAMETLNSPFVKSMGLRPHPSLAMLRASARSIITKQESMRQNFYERNQVPVIRGQARFVDPHTVEIDDGTQYKADNFVIAVGSRPFRPDGVDFNHPKIFDSDTILELNDRPHSITIYGAGVIGCEYASMFRNLGIKVNLVNTREKLLEFLDDEIIDALSYHLRDKGILIRHNEQFARIEGHDDGAVLYLESGKQLKTDIVLWANGRSGNVENLGLENIGLTPNKRGHIKVNEQLQTDVEHIYAAGDVIGYPSLASAAYMQGRAAALHACGCVDRCMKVTDIPTGIYTSPEISSIGQTERELTAAKVPYEVGHSQFKSLARAQITGRTVGMLKILFHRESLEILGVHCFGANAAEIIHIGQAIMKQPPPNNTLDYFINTTFNYPTMAEAYRVAALNGYNRVF from the coding sequence ATGAGTCTCAATAAGTTTGACATGATCGTGATCGGTACCGGTCCCGGTGGCGAAGGGGCGGCCATGCAAGCCGCGAAAGAAGGAAGGCGAGTCGCCGTATTTGAGCGTTACAATCACATTGGCGGAGGTTGCACGCACTGGGGGACCATTCCCAGCAAGGCACTGCGGTTCTCGATCTACACAGCAATGGAAACACTCAATAGTCCCTTCGTGAAATCGATGGGGCTTCGTCCCCATCCGTCACTGGCAATGCTCCGGGCCAGCGCCCGTTCGATCATTACCAAGCAGGAGTCGATGCGGCAGAATTTCTATGAGCGAAACCAAGTCCCCGTGATCCGGGGGCAAGCCCGCTTCGTCGATCCCCATACGGTGGAAATTGATGATGGGACTCAGTACAAGGCCGATAACTTTGTCATCGCCGTGGGCTCCCGTCCCTTCCGGCCCGACGGAGTTGACTTTAACCATCCTAAAATCTTCGATAGCGACACAATCCTTGAGTTGAACGACCGCCCGCACTCCATCACGATCTATGGTGCTGGCGTAATTGGTTGCGAGTATGCATCCATGTTTCGCAACTTGGGAATTAAAGTCAATCTCGTCAATACGCGGGAGAAATTGTTGGAGTTTCTGGATGATGAGATTATCGATGCGCTCTCTTACCACTTGCGCGATAAAGGGATTTTGATTCGCCACAATGAGCAGTTCGCGAGGATTGAGGGGCACGATGACGGCGCCGTACTCTATCTCGAGAGTGGTAAGCAGCTTAAGACGGATATCGTTTTGTGGGCCAACGGACGCAGCGGCAACGTCGAGAATTTGGGACTTGAGAACATCGGGCTCACTCCCAATAAACGTGGCCATATCAAAGTCAATGAGCAACTGCAAACCGATGTCGAACATATCTATGCAGCTGGTGATGTGATTGGGTATCCTTCGCTAGCGAGCGCCGCGTACATGCAAGGACGCGCCGCAGCGCTGCATGCCTGTGGGTGCGTGGATCGTTGCATGAAAGTGACGGATATTCCAACTGGGATTTACACCAGTCCCGAGATATCCAGCATCGGGCAAACCGAACGCGAACTCACTGCTGCGAAAGTTCCCTATGAGGTTGGGCATTCTCAGTTTAAGAGTCTAGCTCGAGCTCAGATTACTGGACGCACCGTCGGCATGCTCAAGATCCTGTTCCATCGCGAGTCGCTGGAGATACTCGGGGTGCATTGCTTTGGGGCGAATGCAGCCGAAATTATCCATATTGGCCAAGCAATTATGAAACAACCGCCGCCGAACAATACGCTTGACTATTTCATCAATACGACGTTCAACTATCCGACCATGGCAGAAGCCTACCGAGTCGCGGCCCTCAACGGATACAACCGAGTGTTCTGA
- a CDS encoding HEAT repeat domain-containing protein produces MMPYSIHGRSISLSLLLLASLASTVQADLFHYKDGRIISGKVLGQPAEVEIAGNSTTVWTVEIDPGVYIQVLKSELVLGSGYEALSKDRAEYAQLAAQAPRTVEGQRELVVWCLKHGLADLAKAHQLATVDIAPDDNAVRVAADYMKDRNGRWQKKEVIMGQQLGKVRQGRLWRFPESIAHQQAEEELAKQTVEATKDLRRWHNVLSSRNANPQNKNYQDAVLGIQQLDNPLVVGTISDYLLDSRKEIPAPLRMMYTEILARFQNFETARVLTQVSMQDADPQVRARAMDLVASYGAEVAIPVLTGYLGNADNTMVNRAAEGLGRLSAQSAILPLINAITTTHSMTVGSEATNASPTSGSFSTGGQKTISVPIENASVRNTLTQLTNQSFGYDRAAWIHWYASQYAAPASDLRRDP; encoded by the coding sequence ATGATGCCCTACTCCATCCATGGACGATCCATCAGCCTGAGCCTGCTACTATTGGCATCCTTAGCCTCCACCGTTCAGGCCGACCTCTTCCACTACAAGGACGGCAGAATCATTTCTGGCAAAGTCCTAGGGCAGCCTGCGGAGGTGGAAATTGCTGGCAACTCCACCACCGTCTGGACGGTAGAGATCGACCCGGGCGTTTATATCCAGGTCTTGAAATCCGAGTTGGTTTTGGGAAGCGGCTATGAGGCATTATCGAAGGACCGAGCCGAGTACGCGCAGTTGGCCGCACAAGCACCTCGAACCGTCGAAGGCCAGCGAGAGTTGGTCGTCTGGTGCCTCAAACATGGATTGGCCGATTTAGCCAAAGCCCACCAATTGGCCACTGTGGATATTGCGCCGGATGACAATGCGGTGCGAGTCGCCGCCGACTACATGAAGGACCGTAACGGACGCTGGCAGAAAAAAGAAGTGATCATGGGCCAGCAATTGGGGAAGGTCCGGCAGGGACGGCTGTGGCGTTTTCCGGAATCGATTGCCCACCAGCAGGCAGAAGAAGAGCTTGCCAAGCAGACGGTCGAAGCCACCAAGGATCTGCGGCGATGGCACAACGTGCTGAGCAGTCGCAACGCAAATCCACAAAACAAAAACTACCAAGATGCGGTGCTCGGCATCCAACAACTAGACAATCCGCTGGTGGTCGGCACAATCTCGGACTACCTGCTCGATTCTCGAAAAGAAATCCCAGCACCTCTCCGGATGATGTACACCGAAATCCTGGCCAGATTCCAGAACTTCGAAACGGCGCGAGTTTTGACGCAAGTCAGCATGCAGGACGCCGATCCTCAGGTGCGGGCGCGCGCCATGGATCTGGTCGCATCGTACGGCGCGGAGGTGGCCATCCCAGTCCTAACCGGCTACCTCGGCAATGCGGACAATACCATGGTCAATCGCGCTGCTGAGGGCTTGGGGCGACTGTCGGCCCAATCGGCGATCCTCCCGTTGATCAATGCGATCACGACGACGCACTCCATGACCGTGGGCAGTGAGGCGACCAACGCCAGCCCGACCAGCGGATCGTTCTCCACCGGAGGGCAAAAGACGATCAGTGTCCCCATCGAGAATGCCAGCGTCCGCAATACATTGACCCAACTGACGAACCAGTCCTTCGGATACGATCGAGCCGCCTGGATCCACTGGTACGCCAGCCAATACGCCGCCCCAGCTAGCGACCTGAGACGCGATCCTTAA
- a CDS encoding 3-keto-disaccharide hydrolase: MHRSSLPQQLLIGLFSVAFLTTNLGFCQESQSSNASQWIPLFNGKDLEGWTPKIRYHEAGENFGNTFRVESGLLKVRYDEASYPEFNETFGHLFYKDRFSHYRLKADVRFVGEQCKGGPGWATRNSGLMLHGESPETMSLDQDFPASIEFQLLGGNGKDKRTTANLCTPGTNVVMDGELIERHCTSSTSKTFHGDQWVTVEVEVHGSGTVKHIVDGTVVLEYSKSQLDPRDPHSKMLAEKQGGLMLEQGTISLQSESHPCDFRNIELLVLEE; this comes from the coding sequence ATGCACCGCTCATCGCTACCACAGCAGCTTCTAATAGGTCTATTCTCGGTCGCATTCCTTACAACGAATCTCGGATTTTGCCAGGAAAGCCAATCGTCTAATGCTAGCCAATGGATCCCCTTGTTTAACGGCAAAGACCTGGAGGGCTGGACTCCCAAAATACGCTACCACGAAGCGGGGGAGAACTTTGGTAATACGTTCCGCGTGGAAAGTGGTTTGCTAAAAGTTCGCTACGACGAGGCGAGTTACCCAGAATTCAACGAAACCTTTGGCCACCTGTTCTACAAAGACCGCTTCTCGCACTACCGCCTCAAAGCCGACGTGCGATTTGTGGGCGAGCAGTGCAAAGGGGGCCCCGGATGGGCGACACGCAATAGCGGCCTAATGCTGCACGGTGAATCCCCCGAGACCATGTCGCTGGACCAAGATTTCCCTGCCTCTATCGAATTCCAGCTCCTCGGAGGGAACGGAAAAGACAAGCGAACAACTGCTAATCTGTGCACTCCCGGAACCAACGTCGTCATGGATGGCGAACTCATCGAACGGCACTGCACAAGCTCTACTTCAAAAACTTTCCACGGAGATCAATGGGTAACCGTCGAGGTCGAGGTCCATGGCTCAGGTACCGTCAAGCACATCGTCGATGGGACCGTAGTGCTCGAATACTCCAAGAGCCAGCTCGATCCACGCGATCCCCACTCCAAAATGCTGGCCGAAAAGCAGGGCGGCCTCATGCTGGAGCAAGGAACGATTTCCCTGCAATCGGAAAGCCATCCCTGCGATTTCCGAAATATTGAACTGCTAGTCCTGGAAGAATAG